A stretch of the Clavibacter sp. B3I6 genome encodes the following:
- a CDS encoding acryloyl-CoA reductase: protein MTYRALVAEQTVADDGTKGIAVALRDLPDARATGGADGPGDGEVVLDVLFSSVNYKDGMLLGGRPGIARTSPLVAGIDAVGTVAAGGSPAFSRGDLVILNGAGLGESRDGGLAERVRVPAAALVRVPDGISASRAAAIGTAGFTAMLSVLALERGGAAPGSGDVLVTGAGGGVGSVAVALLAGLGHRVVASTGRVAELGDRLRALGAAEVIDRSELGEPGRPLQSVRWAGAVDSVGSATLVNVLAQTRWGGVVTAAGLAQGPDLPGTVLPFILRAVTLAGINSVEAPAALRREAWARLAADLDLALLDSLTSTVPLDGAIAAGERILAGASSGRVVVDVRA from the coding sequence ATGACGTACCGCGCGCTCGTGGCCGAGCAGACAGTCGCCGACGACGGCACGAAGGGCATCGCGGTCGCGCTGCGCGACCTCCCCGACGCCCGGGCGACGGGCGGTGCGGACGGTCCGGGCGACGGCGAGGTCGTGCTCGACGTCCTCTTCTCGAGCGTCAACTACAAGGACGGCATGCTGCTCGGCGGCCGCCCCGGGATCGCCCGGACCAGCCCGCTCGTGGCCGGCATCGACGCGGTCGGCACGGTCGCGGCGGGCGGATCCCCGGCCTTCTCCCGCGGCGACCTGGTGATCCTGAACGGCGCCGGCCTCGGCGAGAGCCGCGACGGCGGGCTCGCCGAGCGCGTGCGCGTGCCCGCCGCGGCGCTCGTGCGCGTCCCCGACGGCATCTCCGCGTCCCGCGCCGCCGCCATCGGCACCGCCGGCTTCACCGCGATGCTCTCGGTGCTGGCGCTGGAGCGCGGCGGCGCCGCGCCCGGGTCCGGCGACGTGCTCGTCACGGGCGCCGGCGGCGGGGTCGGATCCGTGGCGGTCGCGCTCCTCGCGGGCCTCGGCCACCGGGTGGTCGCGAGCACCGGCCGCGTCGCGGAGCTCGGCGACCGGCTGCGCGCGCTCGGCGCCGCGGAGGTGATCGACCGCTCCGAGCTCGGCGAGCCCGGGCGACCGCTCCAGAGCGTCCGCTGGGCGGGCGCGGTCGACAGCGTGGGCAGCGCCACCCTCGTCAACGTCCTCGCGCAGACCCGGTGGGGCGGCGTGGTCACGGCGGCGGGCCTCGCCCAGGGACCGGACCTGCCGGGCACCGTGCTGCCCTTCATCCTCCGCGCCGTGACGCTCGCGGGCATCAACTCCGTGGAGGCGCCGGCCGCGCTCCGCCGCGAGGCGTGGGCGCGGCTCGCCGCCGACCTCGACCTCGCGCTCCTCGACTCCCTCACGAGCACCGTGCCGCTGGACGGCGCGATCGCGGCGGGCGAGCGGATCCTCGCGGGCGCCTCCAGCGGGCGCGTCGTGGTCGACGTCCGCGCCTGA
- a CDS encoding DUF1304 domain-containing protein, translating into MTAVAATGTIFVTLAALLHVFFFLLESVWFDRPFAWKRFGVADQEKALVIKPWAYNQGFYNLFLALGAGLGLILYFVGNVPAGLTLVLFTTACMVLASIIIASTGKKYLLPALIQGVPPLLGLVFFAAAS; encoded by the coding sequence ATGACCGCGGTCGCCGCCACCGGAACGATCTTCGTCACGCTCGCGGCCCTGCTGCACGTGTTCTTCTTCCTGCTCGAGAGCGTGTGGTTCGACCGTCCGTTCGCCTGGAAGCGCTTCGGCGTCGCCGACCAGGAGAAGGCGCTCGTCATCAAGCCGTGGGCCTACAACCAGGGCTTCTACAACCTGTTCCTCGCGCTCGGCGCGGGCCTCGGCCTGATCCTCTACTTCGTCGGCAACGTCCCCGCCGGCCTCACGCTCGTCCTGTTCACGACCGCGTGCATGGTGCTGGCGTCGATCATCATCGCGAGCACGGGCAAGAAGTACCTGCTGCCCGCGCTGATCCAGGGCGTGCCGCCGCTGCTCGGCCTCGTGTTCTTCGCCGCCGCCTCCTGA